One region of Motacilla alba alba isolate MOTALB_02 chromosome 24, Motacilla_alba_V1.0_pri, whole genome shotgun sequence genomic DNA includes:
- the CRYAB gene encoding alpha-crystallin B chain, whose amino-acid sequence MDITIHNPLIRRPFFSWLAPSRIFDQIFGEHLPESELLPVSPSFSPFLMRSPILRMPSWLETGLSEMRLDKDKFYVNLDVKHFSPEELKVKVLGDMIEIHGKHEERQDEHGFIAREFSRKYRIPDDVDPLTITSSLSLDGVLTVSAPRKQSDVPERSIPITREDKPAIAGAQRK is encoded by the exons ATGGATATCACCATCCACAACCCCCTGATCCGCAGACCTTTCTTCTCTTGGTTGGCACCGAGCCGAATCTTTGACCAGATTTTCGGGGAGCACCTGCCCGAGTCGGAGCTGCTCCCTGTTTCCCCCAGCTTCAGCCCCTTCCTGATGAGATCCCCCATCCTTCGGATGCCCAGTTGGCTAGAGACAGGACTCTCGGAG ATGCGACTGGATAAGGACAAATTTTATGTGAACCTGGACGTGAAGCATTTCTCCCCTGAGGAGCTGAAGGTGAAGGTGCTCGGGGACATGATCGAGATCCACGGCAAGCACGAGGAGCGCCAG GACGAGCACGGCTTCATCGCCAGGGAGTTCAGCAGGAAATACCGGATCCCGGACGACGTGGACCCGCTGACCATCACGTCGTCGCTGTCGCTGGACGGGGTGCTGACCGTGAGCGCTCCCCGCAAGCAGAGCGATGTCCCCGAGCGCAGCATCCCCATCACCCGCGAGGACAAACCGGCCATCGCCGGCGCCCAGAGGAAgtga
- the HSPB2 gene encoding heat shock protein beta-2 isoform X1, with protein sequence MAARTVPHAYPMSSEYEFANPSKIYDQNFGEGPKLLLSAAAAPLLTAGVSSAGVSPSEILAPALYHGYYIRPRINKQLERGTSEICLNQHKFQVFLDVCQFLPDELSVRTVDNLLEVAGQHPQKADRHGFVSREFTRTYILPLDVDPLLVRATLSHDGILSIVAPRTGKEVKARVNEVKITQQEQPVGQEEQAEEGKDKEKS encoded by the exons ATGGCCGCCCGCACCGTGCCCCACGCCTACCCCATGAGCTCCGAGTACGAGTTTGCCAACCCCAGCAAGATCTACGACCAGAACTTTGGAGAAG GTCCCAAACTgctcctgtctgctgctgcGGCCCCACTCCTCACAGCCGGGGTCTCCTCTGCAGGCGTGTCCCCGTCGGAGATTTTGGCCCCTGCCCTGTACCACGGCTACTACATCCGGCCCCGCATCAAcaagcagctggagaggggcacCTCGGAGATCTGCCTGAACCAGCACAAGTTCCAGGTGTTCCTGGACGTCTGCCAGTTCCTGCCCGACGAGCTCAGCGTGCGCACCGTGGACAACCTGCTGGAGGTGGCGGGGCAGCACCCGCAGAAGGCTGACCGCCACGGCTTCGTCTCCAGGGAGTTCACCAGGACCTACATCCTGCCCCTGGACGTGGATCCCCTGCTGGTCAGGGCCACCCTGTCCCACGATGGCATCCTGAGCATCGTGGCTCCCCGGACAGGCAAGGAGGTGAAGGCCAGAGTCAACGAGGTGAAGATaacccagcaggagcagccggTGGGGCAGGAAGAACaggctgaggaaggaaaagacaaggaaaaatccTAA
- the HSPB2 gene encoding heat shock protein beta-2 isoform X2: MAARTVPHAYPMSSEYEFANPSKIYDQNFGEGVSPSEILAPALYHGYYIRPRINKQLERGTSEICLNQHKFQVFLDVCQFLPDELSVRTVDNLLEVAGQHPQKADRHGFVSREFTRTYILPLDVDPLLVRATLSHDGILSIVAPRTGKEVKARVNEVKITQQEQPVGQEEQAEEGKDKEKS, translated from the exons ATGGCCGCCCGCACCGTGCCCCACGCCTACCCCATGAGCTCCGAGTACGAGTTTGCCAACCCCAGCAAGATCTACGACCAGAACTTTGGAGAAG GCGTGTCCCCGTCGGAGATTTTGGCCCCTGCCCTGTACCACGGCTACTACATCCGGCCCCGCATCAAcaagcagctggagaggggcacCTCGGAGATCTGCCTGAACCAGCACAAGTTCCAGGTGTTCCTGGACGTCTGCCAGTTCCTGCCCGACGAGCTCAGCGTGCGCACCGTGGACAACCTGCTGGAGGTGGCGGGGCAGCACCCGCAGAAGGCTGACCGCCACGGCTTCGTCTCCAGGGAGTTCACCAGGACCTACATCCTGCCCCTGGACGTGGATCCCCTGCTGGTCAGGGCCACCCTGTCCCACGATGGCATCCTGAGCATCGTGGCTCCCCGGACAGGCAAGGAGGTGAAGGCCAGAGTCAACGAGGTGAAGATaacccagcaggagcagccggTGGGGCAGGAAGAACaggctgaggaaggaaaagacaaggaaaaatccTAA
- the C24H11orf52 gene encoding uncharacterized protein C11orf52 homolog has protein sequence MGNLCGCGKCPSPFKRKKEKQGANVRHEAQQQQPGRKAVPSPVPTYEDVPDVPVYATVSPPRAVQQEESIHYADIQVFSRARQRSAAELRSQHSATEYATLNFPRARLKYDSKNGTLV, from the exons ATGGGCAACCTGTGCGGCTGCGG GAAGTGTCCTTCacctttcaaaagaaagaaagaaaagcaag GAGCGAACGTGAGGCATGAGgctcaacagcagcagcccGGCAGGAAG GCTGTCCCATCCCCGGTCCCCACGTACGAGGACGTCCCCGATGTCCCTGTCTACGCCACGGTGAGCCcgcccagggctgtgcagcaggaggagagcatCCACTACGCCGACATCCAGGTGTTCTCCAGGGCACGGCAGCGCTCGGCCGCCGAGCTGAGGAGCCAGCACAGCGCCACCGAGTACGCCACCCTCAACTTCCCCAGGGCCCGGCTCAAGTACGACAGCAAAAACGGGACCTTGGTGTGA